In Iodobacter fluviatilis, one DNA window encodes the following:
- the tssH gene encoding type VI secretion system ATPase TssH, with protein sequence MSTPLKALISRLTPTARRAVEEAASRALSRTHFEIEIEHVVLAILAQDDNAGVAALHSLGLSLDQLEKELDAALDRFRTGNTRNPVLSTWLPKWLEKAWLLASAELGQDSVSTLDLLLALVQDDALRATLQGSSATLAKMDGKRALQGYVALRQHGNEAATNSENLPTGDAPDMNLDQPAPRRGSPGLDKYTIDLTAQARLGKIDPVLGRETEIRQMIDILQRRRQNNPILTGEPGVGKTAVVEGLALKIVSGEVPPVLSGVTLRTLDLGLLQAGASVKGEFENRLRQVIDEVKASPVPIILFIDEAHTLIGAGGAAGQNDAANLLKPALARGELRTIAATTWAEYKKYFEKDAALARRFQVVKVDEPAPDIAVQMVRGLTDAMAKHHEVVIMNEAVVAAVHLSSRYITGRQLPDKAISVLDTACARVALSRSGRPAPIENVEVLIANIEREIKALQTEEGHGERIAELTGQREILEVDLQQLQAAWAVQQQVINEIEALKAAATDTKPAKGKKISPLQAKRTELRELQKQHQLAYECVDESVIADVISGWTGIPLGRMVSNELEQVQKLAGLLAERVIGQDHALEQIAERVQIAKANLDDPSKPKGVFMLVGPSGVGKTETALALAESLYGGERNLITINMSEYQEAHSVSGLKGSPPGYVGYGEGGVLTEAVRRKPYSVVLLDEVEKAHPDVMELFFQVFDKGLLEDSEGREVDFKNTIILLTSNTGTDLVMRACEHGVTVEDVTRDPTADDLIEILRPTLQKAFKPAFLGRLTIVPYFPISDEVLRKIVGLKLAKIARRIAQNHGAVLEYPSELVDSIANRCMDVDSGARDADAILTRTVLAQISTDLLARMSAGKPVKKIVLSLKNDEVKVKIS encoded by the coding sequence ATGTCTACCCCCCTTAAAGCTCTTATCTCCCGCCTTACTCCTACAGCCCGCCGTGCGGTGGAGGAGGCGGCTAGTCGTGCTTTGTCGCGTACTCATTTTGAGATTGAAATTGAACACGTTGTGCTGGCAATTTTGGCTCAGGACGATAATGCGGGGGTGGCGGCTTTGCATTCCCTAGGTTTGAGCCTAGATCAGTTAGAAAAAGAGCTGGATGCGGCGCTGGATCGCTTTCGCACAGGCAATACGCGCAATCCGGTCTTATCCACCTGGCTGCCAAAATGGCTAGAAAAAGCATGGCTGCTGGCCAGTGCCGAGCTGGGGCAGGATTCGGTTTCTACTTTGGATTTGCTGCTGGCGCTGGTGCAGGATGATGCTTTACGCGCAACCTTACAGGGCAGCTCGGCCACGCTGGCCAAGATGGATGGCAAGCGCGCTTTGCAGGGCTATGTGGCTTTGCGCCAGCATGGTAATGAGGCGGCGACCAATTCAGAAAACCTGCCAACTGGCGATGCGCCAGATATGAATTTGGATCAGCCTGCGCCGCGCCGTGGCAGCCCGGGGCTAGATAAATATACGATCGATCTAACTGCACAAGCACGTTTGGGCAAGATTGATCCGGTGCTGGGGCGTGAAACAGAAATCCGCCAGATGATTGATATTCTGCAGCGCCGCCGTCAGAACAACCCCATTTTAACCGGCGAGCCTGGCGTGGGTAAAACCGCCGTGGTAGAAGGCCTGGCGCTTAAAATTGTGAGCGGTGAAGTGCCGCCGGTGCTGAGTGGCGTAACTTTACGCACCTTAGATTTGGGCCTGCTGCAAGCCGGTGCATCAGTGAAAGGCGAGTTTGAAAACCGCCTGCGTCAGGTGATTGATGAAGTTAAAGCCAGCCCTGTGCCGATTATTTTGTTTATTGATGAGGCACATACGCTGATTGGTGCGGGTGGTGCGGCTGGGCAAAATGATGCGGCTAATTTATTAAAGCCTGCCTTGGCGCGGGGTGAGCTGCGTACGATTGCGGCCACCACATGGGCCGAATATAAAAAATATTTTGAAAAAGACGCCGCGCTGGCGCGACGCTTTCAGGTGGTTAAAGTGGACGAGCCAGCGCCAGACATTGCGGTGCAAATGGTGCGCGGCCTTACCGATGCGATGGCTAAGCACCATGAAGTGGTGATTATGAATGAGGCAGTAGTGGCCGCGGTGCATCTATCCAGCCGCTATATCACGGGTCGCCAGCTTCCAGATAAGGCGATCAGCGTGCTCGATACCGCCTGCGCCCGCGTAGCTTTGTCGCGTTCTGGCCGCCCAGCGCCGATCGAAAATGTAGAAGTGCTGATTGCTAATATCGAGCGTGAAATCAAGGCGCTGCAAACCGAAGAAGGCCATGGTGAGAGAATTGCCGAGCTGACGGGGCAGCGTGAAATTTTAGAAGTAGATTTACAGCAGTTGCAGGCCGCATGGGCCGTGCAGCAGCAGGTGATTAATGAAATTGAGGCGCTTAAAGCCGCCGCCACTGATACCAAACCTGCCAAGGGTAAGAAAATCAGCCCGCTGCAGGCCAAGCGCACCGAGCTGCGCGAGCTGCAAAAGCAACATCAGCTGGCTTATGAATGCGTGGATGAAAGCGTGATTGCCGACGTGATTTCTGGTTGGACAGGCATTCCCTTGGGCCGCATGGTCAGTAATGAATTAGAGCAGGTGCAAAAGCTGGCCGGCCTCTTGGCAGAAAGGGTGATCGGCCAGGATCACGCCTTAGAGCAAATTGCCGAGCGCGTGCAGATTGCCAAGGCCAATTTGGATGATCCAAGCAAGCCTAAGGGCGTGTTTATGCTGGTTGGCCCGTCTGGCGTGGGTAAAACTGAAACTGCGCTGGCTCTGGCTGAATCTTTATACGGTGGTGAGCGTAATCTGATTACGATTAATATGTCAGAATACCAAGAGGCGCATAGTGTGTCCGGCCTAAAAGGCTCGCCTCCGGGTTATGTGGGTTATGGCGAGGGCGGTGTGCTCACCGAAGCCGTGCGCCGCAAGCCTTATTCGGTGGTGTTGCTAGATGAAGTCGAAAAAGCCCACCCTGATGTGATGGAGCTGTTTTTCCAGGTGTTTGATAAGGGCCTGCTGGAAGACAGCGAAGGGCGCGAAGTCGATTTTAAAAACACCATTATCCTGCTGACATCCAATACCGGTACCGATCTGGTGATGCGTGCCTGCGAGCATGGCGTAACGGTTGAAGATGTCACGCGTGACCCGACGGCCGATGATTTGATCGAAATTTTGCGCCCAACTTTACAAAAAGCCTTTAAACCGGCGTTTTTGGGCCGCCTGACTATCGTGCCTTACTTCCCGATTTCGGATGAAGTATTGCGTAAGATTGTAGGGCTGAAGCTGGCCAAAATCGCCCGCCGTATCGCGCAAAACCATGGTGCAGTGCTGGAATACCCAAGCGAGCTGGTGGATTCAATTGCCAACCGCTGCATGGATGTAGATAGCGGTGCGCGCGATGCAGATGCCATTCTGACCCGTACTGTGCTGGCGCAGATTTCCACTGATTTGCTGGCCAGAATGTCGGCAGGCAAGCCGGTGAAAAAGATTGTGCTTTCACTGAAAAACGACGAAGTAAAAGTGAAAATCAGCTAA
- a CDS encoding PAAR domain-containing protein has translation MKKVIRIGDPTSHGGVVISGASKTVLFGKVVALLGDKVSCPVPGHGICPIVEGDPSWLIDGKPVALEGHKTSCGSALISTMPEMGKG, from the coding sequence ATGAAAAAAGTCATTCGCATTGGCGACCCGACCAGCCATGGTGGCGTGGTCATCAGCGGCGCATCCAAAACCGTTTTATTTGGAAAAGTAGTGGCATTGCTGGGTGATAAAGTCAGCTGCCCTGTGCCTGGCCACGGTATTTGCCCCATTGTTGAAGGCGATCCAAGCTGGCTAATTGATGGAAAACCCGTGGCGCTGGAAGGGCATAAAACATCTTGCGGCTCGGCGTTGATTTCTACGATGCCAGAGATGGGTAAGGGTTAG
- a CDS encoding OmpA family protein, whose translation MKKSEIVLACSAVFFAGILTGCTDLPTQPATTASATSWLKAPEAPVVALGKPYMLKFEKMSAKLTPQQEEILTALAPQLKDAKLIILRGYCSKRDIGNAKDSALARAINVEKFLVTQGIVDQKMSLRYNTDDAEHAVELEIGG comes from the coding sequence ATGAAGAAATCAGAAATTGTTTTAGCCTGCTCGGCGGTGTTTTTTGCCGGGATACTGACAGGGTGTACAGATCTTCCGACGCAGCCAGCTACTACAGCATCCGCTACATCATGGTTAAAAGCACCAGAAGCCCCTGTGGTGGCGCTGGGTAAGCCATATATGCTTAAATTTGAAAAAATGTCAGCCAAGCTTACACCGCAGCAAGAAGAAATCTTAACTGCGCTGGCTCCTCAGCTTAAAGATGCCAAATTGATTATTTTGCGTGGCTATTGCAGTAAAAGAGATATTGGCAATGCCAAAGATTCTGCATTGGCCCGCGCGATCAATGTAGAAAAATTCCTAGTCACCCAGGGCATTGTGGATCAGAAAATGAGCTTGCGTTATAACACCGACGATGCAGAACACGCAGTTGAGCTGGAAATCGGTGGTTAA
- the tssA gene encoding type VI secretion system protein TssA yields MTTQDKLATLLAPISADQPAGEDLGYSALFDQIREARRADDPSLSQGDWGQQLKTADWSKVIQLCKQALSQQSKDFQLAAWYGEALVKTRGFAGAHLALQVLDGLLDHYWETAYPEYDPDDLDERVGKLEWFNNQMGMALREVPLTDPIHGGYNWQQWQESREVENMGLKDSQAKEAALAEGKLAGEIFDKSVDASGASWFKQLHTQLEHTQQAYHALDKRIDDRFGFAAPNFAELRNALNACLEVVNRLRLQWGEPSTAPAHHEPAPMISHESPASSPTPQAISHTPARQGPLQSRTDAVRQLVEVARYFRQHEPHSPVALLAERAAKWAEMSLEEWLGSVIKDDATLGQLNELLDIKRND; encoded by the coding sequence ATGACGACCCAAGACAAACTGGCCACTTTGCTGGCCCCCATCTCTGCAGATCAGCCCGCTGGTGAGGATTTGGGCTATTCCGCTCTCTTTGATCAGATCCGCGAAGCCCGCCGTGCGGATGACCCCAGCCTCTCTCAGGGCGATTGGGGCCAGCAATTAAAAACCGCCGACTGGAGCAAAGTGATTCAACTTTGCAAACAGGCACTCAGCCAGCAAAGCAAAGATTTTCAACTTGCGGCATGGTATGGGGAAGCACTGGTTAAAACCCGCGGTTTTGCCGGAGCTCATCTGGCCTTGCAAGTGCTGGATGGCCTACTAGATCATTACTGGGAAACCGCCTATCCGGAATACGATCCTGATGATTTAGACGAACGGGTTGGCAAGCTGGAGTGGTTTAATAATCAGATGGGCATGGCGCTACGCGAAGTGCCGCTGACCGATCCGATTCACGGCGGCTACAACTGGCAGCAGTGGCAGGAATCGCGTGAAGTAGAAAACATGGGGCTGAAAGACAGCCAAGCCAAAGAAGCCGCACTGGCCGAAGGCAAGCTCGCTGGTGAAATCTTTGATAAAAGCGTAGACGCCAGTGGCGCCAGCTGGTTTAAACAGCTGCATACCCAGCTTGAACACACCCAACAGGCTTATCACGCACTGGATAAACGCATCGACGATCGCTTTGGCTTTGCTGCGCCTAATTTTGCCGAATTACGCAATGCGCTCAATGCCTGCCTTGAGGTTGTTAACCGCCTGCGCCTGCAATGGGGCGAGCCATCTACTGCCCCCGCCCACCATGAGCCAGCCCCTATGATCAGCCATGAAAGCCCAGCAAGCAGCCCTACCCCTCAGGCCATTAGCCACACTCCTGCCCGCCAAGGCCCGCTGCAAAGCCGCACAGATGCCGTGCGCCAACTGGTCGAAGTGGCCCGCTACTTCCGCCAGCACGAGCCACACAGCCCCGTAGCTCTGCTGGCCGAGCGCGCAGCCAAGTGGGCAGAAATGAGCCTAGAAGAATGGTTGGGATCAGTCATTAAAGATGATGCAACACTGGGCCAGCTTAACGAGCTGCTGGATATTAAGCGCAACGATTAA
- the tssF gene encoding type VI secretion system baseplate subunit TssF, whose amino-acid sequence MLDSLLPYYERELSLLRELSGEFARRYPKIAGRLQLEGDQCEDPHTERLIESFAFLASRIHKKLDDEYPEIASSFLDVLYPHYLRPIPSSSIVQFECDPLRPEIAKRYVIERGQPVHAPAIQGVTCKFRTCYPVDLYPLSLSDAKLELSSSSPNLRRIAPDAAAVLTLEFNTHGNLPISGINLQSLRLFLDGEPALMHLVYELLLSGTTRLRVGDGSDDPARTRFLPAAAIAPVGFGRDEGVLEYDERSFLGYRLLTEYFSCPDKFLFVDIQQLSDVAQTIQGSKLVIQCMIQRWPDTERHARLLHHLQASHFKLGCTPIVNLFVQAGEPIRVTHQKASYPVVPDARKQHAFEVMQLRRVVRVEKTGSQESSEEVLPFYAIRHGVSKEGPKFYWHASREASPRQDDKGTDLELHLVDLDFNAVRPGAEVLSLELLCSNRDLPELIPFGGSQSGQHIDFSLPGHSVVKRVKLLRKPSNSLRPPQKRGLQWRLVSHLSLNYLSLIESGRSALQEMLVLYNQTDSPVNTRQIQGISAISSAPAVTRVMGRDFAGFVRGTEITLTLDEEYYVGGSIYLFASVLERFFALYCSPNSFTRLRVKTKHEELAAWPARAGEALVI is encoded by the coding sequence ATGCTTGATTCATTATTGCCATATTACGAACGTGAGCTGAGTTTATTACGCGAATTGTCGGGCGAGTTTGCCCGCCGTTACCCTAAAATTGCTGGCCGGCTGCAATTAGAAGGGGATCAGTGTGAAGATCCGCATACCGAGCGTCTGATTGAATCATTCGCCTTTCTTGCCTCACGCATTCATAAAAAGCTGGACGACGAATACCCGGAAATTGCCTCCAGCTTTTTAGATGTGCTCTATCCGCATTATCTGCGGCCGATTCCATCGTCCAGTATTGTGCAGTTTGAGTGTGATCCCCTGCGGCCGGAAATCGCCAAGCGCTATGTGATTGAGCGTGGCCAGCCTGTGCATGCACCCGCCATTCAGGGTGTAACGTGCAAATTCAGAACCTGCTATCCGGTGGATCTTTATCCGCTGTCTTTATCAGATGCCAAGCTGGAGTTAAGCAGCAGCTCGCCTAATTTGCGCCGCATCGCGCCCGATGCCGCAGCGGTGTTAACGCTGGAATTCAATACCCACGGCAATTTGCCCATCAGCGGCATTAATTTGCAATCGCTCAGATTATTTCTGGATGGTGAGCCCGCACTGATGCATTTGGTGTACGAGCTGTTGCTGTCCGGCACAACGCGTTTGCGCGTGGGCGATGGCAGCGATGATCCAGCCCGCACCCGCTTTTTGCCCGCTGCAGCCATTGCGCCGGTAGGCTTTGGTCGTGATGAAGGCGTGCTGGAATACGATGAGCGCTCCTTCCTTGGCTATCGCTTACTGACCGAATATTTCAGCTGCCCTGATAAATTTTTGTTTGTTGATATTCAGCAGCTGAGCGATGTGGCGCAAACCATTCAGGGCAGCAAGCTGGTGATTCAGTGCATGATTCAGCGCTGGCCCGATACCGAGCGCCACGCACGCCTCTTGCATCATTTGCAGGCCTCGCATTTCAAGCTGGGCTGCACGCCGATTGTGAATCTCTTTGTACAGGCGGGTGAGCCCATCCGTGTGACCCACCAGAAAGCCAGCTATCCCGTTGTGCCCGATGCACGCAAGCAGCATGCTTTTGAAGTGATGCAGCTTAGGCGCGTGGTGAGGGTAGAAAAAACCGGCAGCCAGGAAAGCAGCGAAGAAGTTCTGCCGTTTTATGCAATCCGGCACGGGGTGAGTAAAGAAGGGCCCAAGTTTTATTGGCATGCCAGCCGTGAAGCCTCGCCACGCCAGGACGATAAAGGGACGGATTTAGAGCTGCATCTGGTTGATCTTGATTTTAATGCCGTTAGGCCAGGGGCTGAGGTATTAAGCCTAGAATTACTCTGTAGTAATCGTGATCTGCCCGAGCTGATTCCTTTTGGCGGCAGCCAGTCTGGCCAGCATATTGATTTCAGCCTGCCAGGGCATTCGGTGGTGAAGCGGGTAAAGCTGCTGCGTAAACCAAGTAATAGCTTACGTCCGCCGCAAAAGCGCGGCCTGCAGTGGCGTCTGGTTTCGCATTTATCGCTTAACTATTTGTCTTTGATCGAATCGGGGCGCTCAGCTTTGCAAGAAATGCTGGTGCTGTATAACCAGACCGATTCTCCTGTGAATACTCGGCAGATTCAGGGCATCAGCGCCATCAGCAGCGCACCGGCAGTTACACGGGTGATGGGCCGGGATTTTGCGGGCTTTGTGCGCGGTACCGAAATCACCCTGACACTGGATGAAGAATATTACGTAGGCGGCAGTATTTATCTGTTTGCCAGTGTGCTGGAGCGCTTTTTTGCACTGTACTGCTCGCCAAACAGCTTTACCCGTCTGCGGGTAAAAACCAAGCACGAAGAGCTGGCTGCATGGCCTGCCCGAGCGGGTGAGGCTTTGGTTATTTAA